The following nucleotide sequence is from Azoarcus sp. CIB.
GGGTAGCGGGCCGTGAGCGCAATGGCCGACTCGCCGCCGAAGTCCACATAGGCCTCGTCGATGACGACCACGCACTGCGGATTGCCGGCGACGATGCGCTCGATCTCGGTGAGCGGCAGCAGGCGCCCCGTCGGCGCGTTCGGGTTCGGGAAGATGATGCCGCCCGCGGCCAAGTCGCCGGCAGGCAGGTAATCTTCGGGGCGGATCGCGAGGTTCGCATCGAGCGGCACCGTCTCGAAGTCGATCCCGTACAGCCCGCAATACACGGGATAGAAGCTGTACGAGATGTCTGGGAAGCGCAGCGGCCGATCGTGCTTCAGCAGCGCCAGGAAGGCGTGCGCGAGGACCTCGTCGGATCCGTTGCCGACGAACACTTCCTGCGTCGTGATGCCGTGGCGCGCGGCGATCGCGGCGCGCAGCCGTTCCGAGGTCGGGTCGGGATACAGGCGCAGCGCGTCGGACGCCTCGGCGCGGATCGCCTCGATCGCCTTCGGCGAGGGGCCGTACGGCTGCTCGTTGGTGTTGAGCTTGACCAGGTTGGCGATCTTGGGCTGTTCGCCCGGGACATAGGGGGTCAGGCCGTTGACGACGGCGCTCCAGTATTGGCTCATCGGCGGATCGGATGCAGGGTTGTCGGAGGGGCCCGCGCAGGCCAGGCGGCCGCTGCGGCCAGCATTGCGGCGGTACAGTCAGGCGATGGTATCATGCCGAAGAGTGACGTCCGTGCGCGTCCGAACCCTACATTTCGAAGCAGATCCTCATGCGGCAAGCCGAAGTAACTCGCGACACCCTGGAAACCCGGATCACGGTCCGCATCGACCTGGACGGCAGCGGCAAGGCCAGTCTCGCCACGGGCGTGCCCTTTTTCGATCACATGCTCGACCAGATCGCCCGTCATGGCGCGATCGATCTCGATATCAGGGCCGACG
It contains:
- the hisC gene encoding histidinol-phosphate transaminase is translated as MSQYWSAVVNGLTPYVPGEQPKIANLVKLNTNEQPYGPSPKAIEAIRAEASDALRLYPDPTSERLRAAIAARHGITTQEVFVGNGSDEVLAHAFLALLKHDRPLRFPDISYSFYPVYCGLYGIDFETVPLDANLAIRPEDYLPAGDLAAGGIIFPNPNAPTGRLLPLTEIERIVAGNPQCVVVIDEAYVDFGGESAIALTARYPNLLVVQTLSKSRSLAGLRVGFAIGHPDLIEALVRVKDSFNSYPLDRLAIVGAVAAIEDEEYFEHTRQAVIRTRGQLVSDLSALGFEVLPSAANFVFATHPTRDAGELAAELRKRAIIVRHFRQPRIDQFLRITVGTDEQCGALVGALREILA